In the Haloferula helveola genome, one interval contains:
- a CDS encoding DinB family protein, which translates to MSVVTEPKLAAPGAGLPAMELMIARIMFGRKRKSGSRDGFDREFHKERELIRKRVASCDPSRRGERVLIKRLRGLEDSSRNWSVWMTLDHLRICNGVFAAVIGGLSRGQVPEKEASTADVKPSPEVGEEIEASYGASCDALLSAVGAVSDLATDERYAHPWFGPLDAAGWHALSALHMGIHRRQIEKIIEGLG; encoded by the coding sequence ATGTCTGTGGTCACCGAACCGAAACTAGCCGCTCCTGGAGCGGGATTGCCTGCGATGGAGCTGATGATCGCCCGGATCATGTTCGGGCGAAAACGGAAGTCGGGATCCCGCGATGGATTTGACCGGGAGTTTCACAAAGAGCGGGAGCTGATCCGGAAGCGGGTTGCATCCTGTGATCCGTCGCGGCGAGGCGAGCGGGTGCTCATCAAACGCCTGCGTGGCTTGGAAGACAGCAGTCGGAACTGGTCGGTGTGGATGACGCTTGATCACCTCCGCATCTGCAACGGGGTGTTCGCGGCAGTGATCGGCGGTTTGAGTCGCGGGCAAGTTCCCGAGAAGGAAGCCAGCACCGCGGATGTGAAGCCGTCGCCCGAGGTGGGTGAAGAGATCGAGGCATCGTATGGGGCATCTTGTGATGCGTTGTTGTCGGCGGTCGGCGCGGTGAGCGATCTCGCAACGGATGAGCGCTACGCCCATCCATGGTTCGGGCCGCTCGATGCGGCCGGCTGGCATGCCTTGTCCGCGCTCCACATGGGCATCCACCGTCGGCAGATCGAGAAGATCATCGAGGGGTTGGGTTAG
- a CDS encoding family 43 glycosylhydrolase, which yields MKQPSRHSLRLGVAFVLTAICQANPVFPGADPHVAVFDGKFWAYPTHASDPKAQFHSFDFVAYSSPDLVDWKASEPILKMADISWIKDDGARNHWLWAPGITEKDGKYYFYFSVGPQNPTPSRIGVAVADHPAGPFKDIGKPLLTGGNGFEAIDPMVFQDKDGTAYFYAGGSNGAKLRVWKLKPNLIELGEEVEVATPPEFTEGAFMHEIDGTYYLSYSHGGWNNPNYSVHYATSSSPVGPWKYRGAILNSGESHKGPGHHSFFQHPGTKQWYICYHYWPSTKNEPPLTGQRQCSIQKISFAADGTISKVTPTDEGPEPAPIR from the coding sequence ATGAAACAACCCAGCCGCCACTCCCTACGCCTCGGCGTCGCCTTCGTTCTGACCGCGATCTGCCAAGCCAATCCGGTCTTCCCCGGCGCCGATCCGCACGTCGCGGTCTTCGACGGCAAGTTCTGGGCCTACCCGACCCACGCCTCGGACCCCAAGGCCCAGTTCCACTCTTTTGACTTCGTCGCCTACTCGTCGCCCGACCTGGTCGACTGGAAAGCCAGCGAGCCGATCCTGAAAATGGCCGATATTTCGTGGATCAAGGACGACGGCGCCAGGAACCACTGGCTGTGGGCGCCGGGGATCACCGAGAAGGACGGGAAATACTACTTCTACTTCTCGGTCGGCCCCCAGAATCCGACCCCCAGCCGCATCGGCGTCGCGGTGGCGGACCATCCCGCCGGCCCGTTCAAGGACATCGGCAAGCCGCTGCTGACAGGAGGCAACGGCTTCGAGGCGATCGACCCGATGGTTTTCCAAGACAAGGACGGCACGGCCTACTTCTACGCCGGCGGATCGAACGGCGCGAAGCTGCGGGTGTGGAAGCTGAAGCCGAATCTCATTGAGCTCGGCGAGGAGGTCGAGGTCGCGACGCCTCCGGAGTTCACCGAGGGCGCCTTCATGCACGAGATCGACGGCACCTACTACCTCTCCTACAGCCACGGCGGCTGGAACAACCCGAACTACTCGGTCCACTATGCTACCAGTAGCTCGCCGGTCGGACCGTGGAAGTACCGGGGCGCGATCCTCAACTCGGGCGAGTCGCACAAGGGGCCGGGCCACCATTCGTTTTTCCAGCACCCCGGCACCAAGCAATGGTACATCTGCTACCACTACTGGCCATCGACCAAGAACGAGCCGCCACTCACCGGCCAGCGCCAATGCTCGATCCAGAAGATCAGCTTCGCGGCCGACGGCACGATTTCGAAGGTCACACCCACCGACGAAGGCCCGGAACCGGCGCCCATCCGCTGA
- a CDS encoding helix-turn-helix domain-containing protein, producing the protein MAARNKPESPERRSPCPVACALDLFGDRWTLLVIRDLMLGRSRFKDFAGSPEGIPTNILSDRLTRLTEGGVIEKVPAEDGSKRFAYALTKKGESLKPLLLAIRDWGLKWEPGTEARLG; encoded by the coding sequence ATGGCAGCCCGCAACAAGCCCGAGTCCCCCGAACGCCGTTCTCCCTGTCCGGTCGCCTGCGCGCTCGATCTGTTCGGCGACCGCTGGACGCTGCTCGTCATCCGCGACCTGATGCTCGGTCGATCGAGGTTCAAGGACTTCGCCGGCTCGCCGGAAGGGATCCCGACCAACATCCTCAGCGACCGGCTCACCCGGCTGACCGAGGGTGGAGTGATCGAGAAGGTGCCCGCCGAAGATGGCTCGAAGCGCTTCGCTTACGCCCTCACCAAGAAAGGCGAATCGCTCAAGCCGCTCCTGCTTGCCATCCGCGACTGGGGCCTGAAATGGGAGCCCGGCACCGAGGCACGGCTCGGATAA
- a CDS encoding sensor histidine kinase, translating to MKHPSMRVRLMVGTGLAVSVVLLVSLVIIYQSVSRMLRKEVRLQLLNSASLLMKSSELEPGGVVYEWHEALESDDTTGVLGLFQFWDQNSGTTAGSPALGGESIERFHGELNQPVLKPITLPDGRPAMAVGVLHLPFLDGEGLEEMKRLGKVLQPQDFPQVLVCARETRSLDQKLGRFRGHLIRAGAATLIAIWVSVGWITRRTLRPIDELAERLDRRSREDEGPVPPIPDGMPVELTALAGAFNRTLERVEAARERERRFALHAAHELRTPISGLQAILEQAVSRPRDADELTKRIESALGVASGMRGTVHTLMRLARIRGGLEQGVSEPFDPALAVRETLDEAKERFEDRGIELASSIPDGAHALDGDPELFRLVVGTLVDNMVRHAPSGSEARVSADEGASGFRVVMTNRADGLAPEELPRLFEPFQRGEASVGHEGSGLGLSLAREVVLAMGGAIDLRLRDEDLFEVEVNFSR from the coding sequence ATGAAGCATCCGTCGATGCGCGTCCGGCTGATGGTCGGCACCGGTCTTGCGGTGAGCGTGGTGCTGCTCGTTTCGCTGGTCATCATTTATCAGTCGGTCTCGCGGATGCTGCGCAAGGAAGTGCGGCTTCAGTTGCTCAACAGCGCGTCACTGCTGATGAAGTCATCGGAGTTGGAGCCGGGTGGGGTGGTTTACGAGTGGCACGAGGCTCTGGAGTCGGACGACACGACGGGGGTGCTCGGGTTGTTCCAGTTCTGGGACCAGAACAGCGGAACGACGGCCGGGTCGCCGGCGCTCGGCGGCGAATCGATCGAACGTTTCCATGGCGAGCTGAACCAGCCGGTGCTCAAACCGATCACCTTGCCGGACGGCCGCCCCGCCATGGCGGTCGGTGTGTTGCATCTTCCCTTCCTCGACGGGGAGGGCCTTGAGGAGATGAAGCGCCTCGGGAAAGTACTACAGCCGCAGGATTTTCCCCAGGTGCTCGTCTGTGCCCGGGAAACCCGATCTCTGGATCAGAAGCTTGGCCGATTCCGCGGTCACCTGATCCGTGCGGGTGCGGCCACTCTGATCGCGATCTGGGTTTCGGTGGGCTGGATCACCCGGCGGACGCTGCGGCCGATCGACGAGCTGGCGGAGCGTCTTGATCGTCGCTCCCGCGAGGACGAAGGTCCGGTGCCGCCGATTCCCGACGGGATGCCGGTGGAACTCACGGCGCTGGCCGGTGCCTTCAACCGCACGCTGGAGAGGGTCGAGGCCGCCCGAGAGCGCGAGCGTCGCTTCGCCCTGCACGCCGCGCATGAGTTGCGCACTCCTATTTCAGGCCTCCAGGCGATCCTTGAGCAGGCGGTTAGTCGGCCGCGTGATGCCGACGAACTTACCAAGCGGATCGAATCCGCCCTCGGTGTCGCATCCGGCATGCGCGGCACGGTCCACACCCTGATGCGGCTCGCCCGGATCCGCGGTGGGCTCGAGCAGGGGGTGAGCGAGCCGTTCGACCCGGCGTTGGCGGTCCGCGAGACGCTGGACGAGGCGAAGGAGCGCTTCGAAGACCGAGGGATCGAACTGGCCAGTTCGATCCCCGATGGGGCGCACGCACTTGATGGTGATCCGGAGCTGTTCCGTCTGGTGGTCGGCACCTTGGTCGACAATATGGTTCGACATGCACCTTCCGGTTCGGAGGCAAGGGTGTCTGCGGACGAGGGAGCGTCCGGGTTCCGAGTCGTGATGACGAACCGTGCCGATGGACTTGCCCCTGAAGAACTGCCGCGCTTGTTCGAACCCTTCCAACGCGGCGAGGCATCGGTCGGTCACGAAGGTTCCGGCCTCGGGCTCAGCCTTGCGCGGGAGGTGGTGCTTGCGATGGGTGGCGCTATTGACCTTCGGCTGCGTGACGAAGACCTCTTCGAGGTGGAGGTGAACTTTTCCCGCTGA
- a CDS encoding PEP-CTERM sorting domain-containing protein, protein MRFPSSLLAVTAIVFGSSLTTEAATILNGAPSYTTNATMAADLEYGPGGPDIFLAATVTTSGGTLRSIEFTGQDSSDAFLPDFAIAILLPNGPAGGPGSLVAESETTLYNRTRINPTVRRFTYQVDLDTEIVLADGTYFLAIVNVEPGSDFVMEMLNTGSGQAHQSTTDLTSGYGSGVGRMMRLSGADTRYDPVPEPSAFVLAAFGGVLLLRRRRA, encoded by the coding sequence ATGCGATTCCCCTCCTCCCTCCTCGCGGTCACCGCCATCGTATTCGGCTCCTCGCTCACCACGGAGGCAGCCACGATCCTCAACGGCGCGCCCAGCTACACGACCAACGCCACCATGGCTGCGGATCTGGAATACGGACCGGGCGGACCCGACATTTTCCTCGCCGCCACCGTCACCACCTCGGGCGGCACCCTCCGGTCGATCGAGTTCACGGGACAGGACTCCAGCGATGCCTTCCTCCCGGACTTCGCCATTGCCATCCTCCTGCCAAACGGACCCGCCGGCGGACCCGGCTCGCTGGTCGCGGAAAGCGAGACCACCCTCTACAACCGGACCCGGATCAATCCGACCGTTCGACGGTTCACCTATCAGGTCGACCTCGACACGGAGATCGTTCTCGCGGACGGCACCTACTTTCTCGCCATCGTCAATGTCGAGCCAGGGTCGGACTTCGTGATGGAGATGCTGAATACCGGCAGCGGTCAGGCCCACCAGTCGACGACCGACCTGACCTCCGGCTACGGGTCCGGCGTCGGCCGGATGATGCGCCTCTCGGGCGCCGATACCCGCTACGATCCGGTGCCGGAGCCGTCGGCTTTCGTTCTCGCCGCCTTCGGTGGCGTGCTGCTTTTGCGCAGGCGCCGGGCTTGA
- a CDS encoding response regulator transcription factor, translating to MRCLLVEDYAPLRENVAECLREDGYVVDASATGDEGLWYARNHPYDVILLDIMLPGVDGLTILRKLRELQDKTPVLVISARDSVDQRVEGLDAGADDYLVKPFALAELAARTRALLRRRYDHESPLLRVGDLEIDTVTRQVSRAGSAIPLTPREYGLLEYLAHRTGQPVSRTDIWEHVYEDQEGGSSNTVDVYIGYLRKKLNAGGRDELIHTRRGFGYVLSTEP from the coding sequence ATGCGCTGCCTGCTGGTTGAGGATTACGCCCCCCTGCGTGAGAACGTGGCCGAATGCCTGCGGGAGGACGGCTACGTCGTGGATGCGAGCGCGACGGGCGACGAGGGGCTCTGGTACGCGCGGAACCATCCGTACGACGTGATCCTGCTCGACATCATGCTGCCGGGGGTGGACGGACTGACCATCCTGAGGAAGTTGCGCGAGCTGCAGGACAAAACGCCGGTGCTGGTGATCAGCGCGCGTGACTCGGTCGACCAGCGGGTCGAGGGGCTGGATGCCGGTGCCGACGACTATCTGGTCAAGCCCTTCGCGTTGGCCGAGCTTGCGGCCCGCACCCGTGCGCTGCTGCGCCGCCGCTACGACCACGAGTCGCCATTGCTCCGTGTCGGGGATCTGGAAATCGACACGGTCACGAGGCAGGTGTCCCGTGCCGGTTCGGCGATCCCGTTGACCCCGCGCGAATACGGGTTGCTCGAGTATCTCGCCCACCGCACGGGGCAACCGGTGAGCCGCACGGATATCTGGGAACATGTGTACGAGGACCAGGAGGGAGGTTCCAGCAACACGGTCGATGTCTACATCGGCTACCTGAGGAAGAAGCTGAATGCCGGCGGCCGGGATGAGCTCATCCACACCCGCCGCGGCTTCGGCTACGTGCTTTCGACCGAGCCATGA
- the cmoA gene encoding carboxy-S-adenosyl-L-methionine synthase CmoA: MKAVASTQPLSPLSVVRTAETTDRVFDTPDENVADFRFGAKVASVFDDMVSRSVPFYGEMQRMIAEMVGDYAVPGSNVYDLGCSTGTTFLGIDGKVAPAVKFVGVDNSSEMLDKCRTKLSAAGITHEVELVNADLNGGVRIENASVVMLVLTLQFVRPLYRDKLIADILEGMNENGALILVEKVIGEDSLFNRQFIKYYYDLKRRHGYSELEISQKREALENVLIPYKLLENREMLLRAGFRYCDTFFKWYNFTGMIAVK; encoded by the coding sequence ATGAAAGCCGTCGCATCCACCCAACCGCTATCGCCCCTTTCCGTGGTTCGGACCGCCGAGACCACCGACCGCGTGTTCGACACGCCGGACGAGAATGTCGCCGACTTCCGGTTCGGCGCGAAGGTCGCCTCGGTCTTCGACGACATGGTCAGCCGCTCAGTACCCTTCTATGGGGAGATGCAGCGGATGATCGCCGAAATGGTCGGCGACTACGCGGTGCCCGGCTCCAACGTTTATGATCTCGGTTGCTCGACCGGCACCACCTTCCTAGGCATCGACGGGAAGGTGGCGCCGGCCGTCAAATTCGTCGGCGTCGACAACTCGAGCGAGATGCTCGACAAGTGCCGCACCAAGCTTTCCGCAGCCGGCATCACCCACGAGGTCGAGCTGGTGAATGCCGATCTCAACGGCGGCGTGCGCATCGAAAACGCCTCGGTGGTGATGCTGGTGCTCACCCTGCAGTTCGTCCGCCCGCTCTACCGCGACAAGCTGATCGCGGACATCCTCGAAGGCATGAACGAGAACGGCGCCTTGATCCTCGTCGAGAAGGTCATCGGCGAGGACTCGCTCTTCAACCGCCAGTTCATCAAGTACTACTACGACCTGAAAAGGCGCCACGGCTACAGCGAGCTTGAGATCTCGCAGAAGCGCGAGGCGCTGGAGAACGTGCTCATTCCCTACAAGCTTCTCGAGAACCGCGAGATGCTGCTCAGGGCCGGCTTCCGCTACTGCGACACCTTCTTCAAGTGGTACAACTTCACCGGAATGATCGCCGTCAAATGA
- a CDS encoding family 16 glycoside hydrolase: MKKWIAMTIALAAVADAESPPKRIVGTQGTGVVERGFFDDKDAWKPGDPAAWKWEEREGERVLCLVKQSKVKPPVRSPFNLIWFEKKSWEGFDLQVEVRLTKFDKGNNDLCVAFAGKGPQEFYYAHLGEKADQVHHQIHLVNHADRKPITVWRSEGTPWKEGTWHKLRVVHRPATGEIAVMFDGESVLTAADKTLTGGKIGLGSFDDTGEFRRIIIR, from the coding sequence GTGAAGAAGTGGATTGCCATGACGATCGCGCTGGCGGCCGTCGCCGATGCGGAAAGCCCGCCGAAGCGGATTGTCGGAACGCAGGGGACCGGCGTGGTCGAGCGGGGCTTTTTCGATGACAAGGACGCGTGGAAGCCGGGTGACCCGGCGGCGTGGAAGTGGGAGGAGCGAGAGGGCGAGCGGGTCCTGTGCCTGGTGAAGCAGAGCAAGGTGAAGCCGCCGGTGCGCTCGCCGTTCAATCTGATCTGGTTCGAAAAGAAGAGCTGGGAGGGCTTCGATCTGCAGGTCGAGGTGCGCTTGACCAAGTTCGACAAGGGCAACAACGACCTGTGCGTGGCGTTCGCCGGGAAAGGGCCGCAGGAGTTCTACTACGCGCATCTCGGCGAGAAGGCGGATCAGGTGCATCACCAGATCCATCTTGTGAACCATGCCGACCGCAAACCGATCACTGTCTGGCGGAGCGAGGGCACGCCTTGGAAGGAAGGAACGTGGCACAAGTTGCGGGTCGTGCATCGTCCGGCTACCGGTGAGATCGCCGTCATGTTCGACGGCGAGTCGGTGCTGACGGCCGCCGACAAGACCCTGACCGGCGGGAAGATCGGCCTCGGGTCATTTGACGACACCGGCGAGTTCCGGCGGATCATCATCCGCTGA
- a CDS encoding ammonium transporter, which yields MAQEAPTAPDSGDTAWMLVSTVLVLLMTLPGLALFYGGLVRGKNVLSILVQCFVMAALMSVLWITFGASFATGSDENLFIGDSSKLMLGHMTADTLNGTIPESVWLTFQMTFIIITPALMVGAFAERMKFSAMLIFTTLWTILSYLPVWHMAWGGGLFHDWGVLDFAGGTVVHINAGIAGLVACIMVGRRRGYPGPNLVPHNVPFTVMGAGLLWVGWFGFNAGSACAADASAGMAMLTTHAATAAAVLVWMGMEWMIQKKPTAVGVATGAVAGLVAVTPAAGSTTVGGALAIGAISSFVCYFTATKLKHALKFDDSLDVFGVHGVGGIVGAILTGVFVREGILEEGVTTAQQTWAQTLSVLVTIGWSAVAAFIALGVAKVVTGLRVSEDVEVGGLDRSEHGEEAYNSEG from the coding sequence ATGGCTCAGGAGGCTCCGACGGCCCCGGATAGTGGGGATACCGCATGGATGCTGGTTTCCACGGTGCTGGTGCTGCTGATGACGCTGCCGGGCCTGGCGCTGTTCTACGGCGGGCTGGTCCGCGGCAAGAACGTGCTGAGCATCTTGGTCCAGTGCTTCGTGATGGCGGCACTGATGAGCGTGCTGTGGATCACCTTCGGTGCCAGTTTCGCCACCGGCAGCGACGAGAACCTGTTCATCGGCGATTCGTCGAAGCTGATGCTCGGGCACATGACGGCCGACACGCTGAACGGAACGATCCCGGAGAGCGTGTGGCTGACCTTCCAGATGACCTTCATCATCATCACCCCGGCGCTGATGGTCGGTGCCTTCGCCGAGCGGATGAAATTCTCGGCGATGCTGATTTTCACCACCCTCTGGACGATCCTGTCCTATCTGCCCGTCTGGCACATGGCCTGGGGCGGCGGTTTGTTCCACGACTGGGGCGTGCTTGACTTCGCCGGCGGCACGGTGGTCCACATCAATGCGGGGATCGCCGGTCTGGTGGCCTGCATCATGGTCGGCCGGCGTCGCGGCTACCCGGGGCCCAACCTGGTCCCCCACAACGTTCCGTTCACCGTGATGGGGGCGGGGCTGCTGTGGGTCGGCTGGTTCGGCTTCAATGCCGGCTCGGCCTGCGCGGCGGATGCATCGGCCGGGATGGCGATGCTTACCACCCACGCGGCGACCGCGGCCGCGGTGCTGGTGTGGATGGGCATGGAATGGATGATCCAGAAGAAGCCAACCGCGGTCGGTGTGGCGACGGGTGCCGTGGCCGGACTGGTGGCGGTCACCCCGGCGGCGGGATCGACCACGGTCGGTGGCGCGCTGGCGATCGGCGCGATCTCGAGCTTCGTCTGTTACTTCACCGCGACCAAACTGAAGCACGCGTTGAAGTTCGATGACTCCCTCGACGTCTTCGGGGTGCACGGAGTCGGCGGGATCGTCGGTGCCATCCTCACCGGGGTCTTCGTCCGCGAAGGGATCCTTGAGGAAGGTGTGACCACGGCCCAGCAGACCTGGGCGCAAACGCTGAGCGTGCTGGTCACCATCGGCTGGAGCGCGGTCGCGGCCTTCATCGCGCTGGGTGTGGCCAAGGTGGTCACCGGCCTGCGGGTCAGCGAGGATGTCGAAGTTGGCGGACTCGACCGCTCCGAGCACGGTGAGGAAGCCTACAACAGCGAGGGCTGA
- a CDS encoding glycosyltransferase family 32 protein — MTEASDRDNSPSMPDIELPAFEPTTGIPKRIYQTCADPERLPRKILRNIRRMRERNPGWSHRVFSDADIERWIDARYGDRVLGIYRMIRPAYGAARADLFRYLLMYAEGGVYLDIKSTAKEPLDQVLRPDESYVLSHWNQQRFPEWGITDTPGIPALGEFQQWHIVAAAGHPFLRAAILLVLGNILNYDESRDGIGQRAVLLVTGPWAYTQAIVPLLDTAPHRLVEIDKDFGFEYTIYWRYRHIRLFKRHYSHLTEPLVSSQRAHRHRGQDG; from the coding sequence ATGACCGAAGCTTCCGATCGCGACAATTCACCAAGCATGCCGGATATCGAGCTTCCGGCGTTCGAGCCGACAACCGGCATCCCGAAGCGCATCTACCAGACCTGTGCGGACCCGGAACGCCTGCCGCGGAAGATCCTCCGCAACATCCGCCGAATGCGGGAACGCAATCCCGGATGGAGCCACCGGGTTTTCAGCGATGCAGACATCGAACGCTGGATCGATGCCCGCTACGGCGACCGGGTGCTGGGGATCTACCGGATGATCCGGCCGGCCTACGGCGCCGCCCGGGCCGACCTCTTCCGCTACCTCCTGATGTATGCCGAAGGCGGCGTCTACCTCGACATCAAGAGCACCGCAAAAGAGCCGCTGGACCAGGTCTTAAGGCCGGACGAATCCTACGTGCTCTCCCACTGGAACCAGCAGCGTTTCCCCGAGTGGGGAATCACCGACACACCCGGAATTCCGGCGCTCGGCGAATTCCAGCAGTGGCACATCGTGGCCGCGGCCGGCCACCCGTTCCTCCGTGCCGCGATCCTCTTGGTGCTCGGAAACATTCTCAACTACGACGAGTCCCGCGACGGCATCGGTCAGCGAGCAGTCCTCCTCGTCACGGGCCCATGGGCCTACACCCAGGCGATCGTGCCGCTTCTCGACACCGCTCCCCATCGCTTGGTCGAGATCGATAAGGATTTCGGTTTCGAATACACCATCTACTGGCGCTACCGCCACATCCGGCTCTTCAAGCGTCACTACAGTCACCTGACCGAGCCGTTGGTCAGCAGCCAACGAGCACATCGACATCGAGGTCAAGACGGGTAA
- a CDS encoding isoprenylcysteine carboxylmethyltransferase family protein, whose protein sequence is MKVRLGNFLYHYRNVLFPLVYSLLFIKGPLLVGDYRIAALAGFAIASAGQLLRGVTVGLDYIKRGGKNRMPYADDLVTGGLFSHCRNPLYVGNLTILLGAGVASNSLLFLTAGMAFFLFAYSCIVAAEENFLRGKFGDVFDRYCSEVGRFTLNPKGLAETMRSMRFNWRRLVSAEYNSAFIWIVAASVGVLQNAWLAGDMAGFTASAAEGILALAVIGYAVARVLKKTGRLRQSVAEPTGEAARA, encoded by the coding sequence ATGAAGGTCCGGCTCGGTAACTTCCTCTATCACTACCGGAACGTCCTGTTTCCGTTGGTGTACTCGCTTCTCTTCATCAAGGGACCGCTTCTGGTAGGCGACTACCGGATCGCAGCACTGGCCGGTTTCGCCATCGCAAGCGCCGGCCAGTTGCTGCGAGGGGTCACGGTGGGGCTGGATTACATCAAGCGCGGAGGCAAGAACCGCATGCCCTACGCCGACGACCTGGTGACCGGCGGGCTTTTCAGCCACTGCCGAAACCCGCTCTATGTCGGCAACCTGACGATCCTACTCGGCGCGGGTGTCGCGTCGAACTCGCTGCTCTTCCTTACGGCCGGCATGGCCTTCTTCCTGTTCGCCTATTCGTGCATCGTGGCGGCGGAGGAGAACTTCCTGCGCGGCAAGTTCGGCGACGTCTTCGATCGGTATTGTTCGGAGGTCGGCCGCTTCACCCTCAATCCGAAGGGACTCGCCGAAACGATGCGCTCGATGCGCTTCAACTGGCGTCGCCTGGTGAGCGCGGAGTACAACTCGGCTTTCATCTGGATCGTCGCCGCTTCGGTCGGGGTACTGCAGAACGCATGGCTTGCCGGTGACATGGCTGGTTTCACCGCATCGGCGGCCGAGGGCATCTTGGCGCTCGCCGTGATCGGCTACGCAGTCGCGCGCGTCCTGAAGAAAACCGGACGGCTTCGCCAGTCCGTTGCGGAGCCGACCGGCGAGGCAGCCCGGGCCTGA
- the rlmN gene encoding 23S rRNA (adenine(2503)-C(2))-methyltransferase RlmN, with amino-acid sequence MFDIPPSRVLPALTGLSIDDLSALMADWGQPAFRAGQILDWVWKKKAGTFEEMTNLPAALRDRLAETHRLHALEHSRTQGSADTTRKFLFKLHDGRYVESVLIPANPALYGERSDRRTLCVSSQVGCAYGCKFCASGLAGFSRNLEPAEIAGQVLAAEWLSGERVDNLVFMGMGEPFANFDRLMAAIEIITSEWGLHLGARHLTISTSGLVPQIRKLADHPQQIRLAISLHGATDEVRDRIMPVNKKWKTAELFEALDYWNSRKKQHLTLEYILIENVNDDLEQARILASHARRLKAKVNLIPYNTVEGLDWVRPSEAQCRAFRDILKNAGVSATLRLEKGHDIDAACGQLRLKQETEEGIIEAPAKG; translated from the coding sequence ATGTTCGATATTCCACCCTCCCGCGTGCTCCCCGCCCTGACCGGCCTCTCGATTGACGACCTTTCCGCCCTGATGGCCGACTGGGGCCAGCCCGCGTTCCGGGCCGGGCAGATCCTCGACTGGGTCTGGAAGAAAAAGGCCGGGACGTTTGAGGAAATGACCAACCTGCCGGCCGCGCTGCGGGACAGGCTCGCCGAGACCCACCGTCTGCACGCGCTCGAGCACTCGCGAACCCAAGGCAGCGCCGACACCACCCGCAAGTTCCTCTTCAAGCTCCACGACGGCCGCTATGTCGAGTCGGTCCTCATCCCGGCCAATCCGGCCCTCTACGGCGAGCGCTCCGATCGCCGCACGCTCTGCGTTTCGTCCCAGGTCGGCTGCGCCTACGGCTGCAAATTCTGTGCCTCGGGACTCGCCGGCTTTTCGCGGAATCTGGAACCCGCCGAGATCGCCGGGCAGGTGCTGGCCGCCGAGTGGCTCTCCGGCGAGCGGGTCGACAACCTGGTCTTCATGGGCATGGGCGAACCCTTCGCCAACTTCGACCGGTTGATGGCGGCGATCGAGATCATCACTTCGGAGTGGGGACTTCATCTCGGTGCGCGCCACCTGACGATTTCCACCTCGGGTCTGGTGCCGCAGATCCGGAAGCTGGCCGACCACCCGCAGCAGATTCGCCTGGCGATTTCCCTTCACGGCGCCACCGACGAGGTCCGCGACCGGATCATGCCGGTGAACAAGAAGTGGAAGACCGCCGAGCTCTTCGAGGCACTCGACTACTGGAACTCCCGTAAGAAGCAGCACCTGACGCTGGAGTACATCCTCATCGAGAACGTCAACGACGACCTCGAGCAAGCCCGTATCCTCGCCAGCCACGCCCGTCGCCTGAAAGCCAAGGTCAACCTGATCCCCTACAACACCGTCGAGGGCCTCGACTGGGTCCGCCCTTCCGAAGCGCAGTGCCGCGCCTTCCGCGACATCCTCAAGAACGCTGGCGTGTCCGCCACGCTGCGCTTGGAGAAGGGTCACGACATCGATGCCGCCTGCGGCCAGCTCCGTCTCAAGCAGGAGACCGAGGAAGGCATCATCGAGGCTCCGGCAAAGGGATGA